Proteins found in one Arachis stenosperma cultivar V10309 chromosome 8, arast.V10309.gnm1.PFL2, whole genome shotgun sequence genomic segment:
- the LOC130943810 gene encoding leucine-rich repeat receptor-like protein kinase PXC1, which yields MDKVPLLILTLALAFMCFKCESAPQNDTHALTQFRLQTDAHASLLTNWTGADACAAASTWRGVECSPNGRVVALSLPSLNLRGPIHSLSLLSYLRFLDLHDNRLNGTVSTLCNCTDLELLYLSGNDFSGEVPLEISSLRLLVRLDISDNNLRGPVPKEISSLTHLLTLRLQNNALSGEVPDFSSSLVNLKELNITNNELVGHLPNSMLNRFGIASFAGNGALCGDSPLPKCSSTETPSPSSSSDNKTVPSNPNVIPKTSSVVAVQKNPPSRKGLSPGMIVAIVVAVCVVFLVVVSFTVAHCCSGGRTSNSMVGSESGKRKSESSYGVYASGSGAERDSDGTVDTERSRLVFFDRRSQFELEDLLRASAEMLGKGSLGTVYRAVLDDGCTVAVKRLKDANPCERSEFEQYMDVVGKMKHPNIARLIAFYYAKEEKLLVYDYLPNGSLHTLLHGNRGAGRIPLDWTTRISLVLGAARGLARIHAEYSAAKIPHGNIKSSNVLLDKNGAACISDFGLFLLLNPVHAIAKLGGYKAPEQSEHKKLSQQADVYSFGVLILEVLTGKAPSHQHPSMPRPRTELEEPHLDLPKWVRSLVKDSEEWNAEVFDQELLRYKNIEDELLAMMNVGLVCTELEPEKRPTTLEVVKMIEDIRVEQSPLVEDFDESRNSLSPSIPTTEDGMA from the exons ATGGACAAGGTTCCTCTTCTTATTCTTACTTTGGCATTGGCGTTTATGTGCTTCAAATGTGAGAGTGCACCACAAAATGATACACACGCACTCACCCAATTCCGCCTCCAAACCGACGCACACGCCTCTCTCCTAACAAACTGGACAGGCGCCGATGCTTGCGCCGCGGCCTCCACTTGGCGCGGCGTCGAGTGCTCCCCAAACGGCAGAGTGGTGGCACTCTCCCTCCCTTCCCTCAATCTCCGAGGCCCCATCCATTCCCTTTCATTACTCTCCTACCTCCGATTCCTTGATCTCCACGACAATCGCCTAAACGGCACCGTTTCCACTCTTTGCAACTGCACCGACCTCGAACTCCTCTATCTCTCCGGCAACGACTTTTCCGGCGAGGTTCCTCTGGAGATTTCCTCCCTCAGGCTCCTCGTGAGGCTTGACATCTCCGATAACAACCTCCGAGGACCGGTTCCCAAGGAAATTTCAAGTTTAACTCACCTCCTCACGCTCCGCCTCCAGAACAACGCTCTTTCCGGCGAAGTCCCCGATTTCTCTTCTTCCCTCGTTAACCTCAAGGAGCTCAACATAACCAATAACGAACTCGTCGGACACTTACCGAATTCCATGCTCAACAGGTTTGGTATTGCAAGCTTCGCTGGGAATGGCGCACTTTGTGGTGATTCACCACTGCCAAAATGTTCCTCCACCGAGACTCCTTCTCCTTCGTCCTCTTCTGATAACAAAACTGTTCCTTCAAACCCAAACGTCATACCGAAAACGAGTAGCGTAGTCGCAGTTCAGAAGAACCCACCATCACGGAAAGGTTTAAGTCCGGGGATGATCGTGGCAATTGTAGTGGCGGTTTGCGTGGTGTTTCTTGTGGTTGTCTCTTTCACCGTGGCGCATTGCTGCTCCGGTGGGAGAACCTCAAACTCAATG GTTGGGAGTGAAAGCGGCAAGAGGAAGAGTGAGAGCAGCTACGGGGTGTACGCTAGTGGCAGCGGGGCAGAAAGGGACAGTGATGGAACGGTGGACACTGAGCGGAGCAGGCTGGTGTTCTTCGACAGGAGAAGCCAGTTTGAGCTGGAGGATCTGCTTCGCGCATCGGCAGAGATGCTCGGGAAGGGGAGCTTGGGGACTGTGTATAGGGCGGTGCTGGATGACGGGTGCACGGTGGCGGTGAAGAGGCTGAAGGATGCGAACCCTTGTGAGAGGAGCGAGTTTGAGCAGTACATGGATGTTGTGGGGAAGATGAAGCACCCAAACATTGCGAGGCTCATAGCGTTTTACTATGCCAAGGAAGAAAAGCTTCTTGTCTATGATTATCTTCCCAATGGAAGCTTGCATACACTTCTTCATG GGAACCGTGGAGCAGGAAGAATCCCATTAGATTGGACGACAAGAATAAGCCTGGTGTTAGGAGCAGCCAGAGGACTAGCTCGCATTCATGCAGAGTACAGTGCTGCCAAGATCCCTCACGGCAACATCAAATCTTCCAACGTCCTTCTCGACAAGAACGGCGCTGCATGCATCTCCGACTTcggcctcttcctcctccttaATCCCGTCCACGCCATAGCCAAGTTGGGCGGTTACAAAGCACCGGAGCAATCAGAACACAAGAAACTTTCCCAGCAAGCCGATGTCTACAGCTTCGGCGTCTTGATCTTGGAGGTTCTAACTGGCAAAGCACCGTCTCATCAGCATCCTTCCATGCCGCGACCTCGGACGGAGTTGGAGGAACCACACTTGGATCTTCCCAAATGGGTTCGTTCCCTTGTGAAGGATAGTGAGGAGTGGAACGCGGAGGTGTTTGATCAGGAACTGCTGAGGTACAAGAACATTGAGGATGAGCTTCTCGCCATGATGAATGTTGGGTTGGTTTGTACGGAATTGGAGCCTGAGAAGAGGCCAACTACGTTGGAAGTTGTGAAGATGATTGAGGATATCAGGGTGGAACAATCGCCTCTTGTGGAGGATTTTGATGAGTCGCGCAATTCGCTTTCGCCTTCCATTCCCACCACTGAAGATGGCATGGCCTAG